Proteins encoded by one window of Aspergillus puulaauensis MK2 DNA, chromosome 4, nearly complete sequence:
- a CDS encoding pyridoxal phosphate-dependent aminotransferase (COG:E;~EggNog:ENOG410PGKB;~InterPro:IPR004839,IPR015424,IPR015421;~PFAM:PF00155;~go_function: GO:0003824 - catalytic activity [Evidence IEA];~go_function: GO:0030170 - pyridoxal phosphate binding [Evidence IEA];~go_process: GO:0009058 - biosynthetic process [Evidence IEA]), protein MSFSGRRVSILRPSNRRFSVGKELSTNELQSETHRQFRTAHEGHRPHAGLDASRASTGVVWCTERASEHGYLEDPTGWANLGQGAPEADDEIEGSFPRPESIPITSATREYGPTAGIKPLRAAVARLYNEHYRQGKASQYTWENVCIVPGGRAGLIRIAAILGNSYLSFPIPDYSAYSEMLSLFKNIAPIPMPLAQEDHYHIHPDKIAEEIARGTSVILTSNPRNPTGHFISGDELSNIQDICRDRATLILDEFYGGYNYTTDCDGTTISGAANVVDVNKDDVLLIDGLTKRFRLPGWRIAWVVGPREFIDALGSAGSYLDGGANAPFQEAAIPMLEPSLVHTEMKALQGHFREKRDFVLQRLHEIGFRVQDVPQATFYIWLDLTSLEPPLPREANISDGLNFFNALLSEKVIVVPGIFFDLNPAKRRDLFDSPCHHFVRLSYGPKMDVLKMGLDGIERVIRRARGEHYEPTAQDEEAIQDD, encoded by the exons ATGTCTTTCTCCGGGCGTCGCGTGAGCATCCTGCGTCCTTCCAATCGACGCTTCTCAGTGGGCAAGGAGCTGTCAACCAACG AACTCCAATCCGAAACCCATCGTCAGTTCCGAACTGCCCACGAAGGTCACCGTCCCCATGCTGGTCTCGATGCCTCCCGTGCTTCCACCGGTGTTGTCTGGTGTACCGAACGTGCCTCAGAACACGGCTATCTAGAAGATCCCACCGGCTGGGCCAACCTTGGCCAGGGTGCCCCCGAAGCCGACGACGAAATCGAGGGCAGCTTCCCCCGTCCCGAATCTATCCCCATCACCTCTGCCACTCGAGAATATGGCCCAACTGCCGGAATCAAACCCCTCCGTGCCGCAGTCGCCCGCCTATACAACGAACACTACCGCCAGGGCAAGGCGAGTCAGTATACTTGGGAGAATGTGTGCATTGTCCCCGGTGGTCGAGCGGGATTGATTCGAATTGCGGCCATTCTGGGCAATTCATATCTATCTTTCCCCATTCCCGATTACTCTGCATACTCGGAGATGTTGAGTTTGTTCAAGAACATTGCTCCTATCCCAATGCCTCTTGCTCAGGAAGATCACTACCACATCCATCCCGATAAGATCGCCGAGGAAATCGCTCGTGGTACATCGGTCATCCTGACCTCCAACCCTCGTAACCCGACCGGACACTTTATTTCCGGCGACGAGTTGTCCAACATCCAGGATATCTGCCGTGATCGTGCTACTCTCATCCTAGATGAGTTCTACGGTGGCTACAACTACACCACCGACTGCGATGGCACGACCATCAGTGGTGCTGCAAATGTCGTTGATGTAAACAAGGATG ACGTTCTTCTGATCGACGGCCTCACAAAGCGTTTCCGTCTGCCAGGTTGGCGCATTGCCTGGGTTGTAGGCCCCAGGGAATTCATAGATGCCCTCGGCTCCGCAGGTTCCTACCTCGACGGTGGCGCCAACGCTCCCTTCCAAGAAGCCGCTATCCCCATGCTTGAGCCCTCGCTCGTCCACACAGAAATGAAGGCGCTACAAGGCCACTTCCGCGAGAAGCGAGACTTCGtcctccagcgtcttcaCGAAATCGGTTTCCGCGTCCAGGACGTCCCGCAGGCAACCTTCTACATCTGGCTCGACTTGACCTCGCTCGAACCACCTCTTCCCAGGGAAGCTAACATCTCTGATGGACTGAACTTCTTCAATGCCCTTCTGAGCGAGAAGGTCATTGTCGTGCCCGgtatcttcttcgacttgaACCCGGCCAAGAGACGCGACCTGTTCGACAGTCCCTGCCACCACTTTGTCCGCTTGAGTTATGGGCCGAAGATGGACGTTTTGAAGATGGGTCTCGACGGTATTGAGCGGGTTATTCGCCGTGCGCGGGGAGAGCACTACGAGCCTACGGctcaggatgaggaggctaTTCAGGACGATTAG
- a CDS encoding uncharacterized protein (COG:S;~EggNog:ENOG410PZQ7), with protein MAAHERGLDPVEDGQEHHAFQPPFIHDDSQCGHSVSSGLESKNGDSIYNAHIATGSDGNEALPENQPGNNTLGDMDPANMAMFYSDETDRAPGKPLDRPSGGSLPDPHKPPAAHLLADKLRTSSTGEIMAWSLPAGLSAFQGEPESSTASGDASSNVQGGSGIDPSRFAKWLRNIKSPVSPAMPDYPPPARSPTPPGLPSFGTEEARSYDFRIGARHPIENRNVSQLRLLFRSRSPGRSPSEGSRHPRTRVFAEDGTAVLGSFPQRQSGHGSNVLSKVDDHPFHQGNLPFAQSDGASIRGNDAASEGLSPYSAAGEATLDWLTANQPPLQTQPTTAPNSTLLASDHGGKRPESYHTCVSRVCDSHSPLRVVMPGHSNLTESCHLAPTQSAAPTSPQDPETPERNSYRKFSNLLGHWEILVKRGKSIFCCCCHSEGGASETCDSADALNPHTTNTTTQDTYVTARDHIPNEIEQARVRVASFPGNQSRP; from the coding sequence ATGGCTGCCCACGAACGCGGTTTGGATCCGGTCGAAGATGGTCAGGAACACCACGCTTTCCAGCCGCCGTTCATACACGATGATTCGCAGTGCGGACACTCAGTCTCGTCAGGCTTAGAATCGAAGAATGGAGATTCGATATACAACGCTCACATAGCAACCGGCAGTGATGGCAACGAGGCACTACCAGAGAACCAACCCGGAAATAACACGCTTGGAGATATGGATCCAGCCAATATGGCCATGTTTTACTCTGATGAAACAGATCGTGCACCAGGAAAGCCACTTGATAGACCATCTGGTGGTTCATTACCGGATCCTCATAAACCTCCTGCTGCTCACCTACTGGCCGATAAACTCCGGACGTCTTCGACTGGGGAAATAATGGCATGGTCCTTGCCAGCCGGGTTATCGGCTTTCCAAGGAGAGCCAGAATCCAGTACTGCAAGTGGAGATGCCTCCAGCAACGTCCAGGGTGGTTCAGGGATTGACCCTTCACGATTTGCAAAATGGCTGAGGAATATCAAATCGCCAGTCAGTCCTGCTATGCCGGACTATCCACCACCTGCCCGATCACCCACGCCTCCAGGCCTTCCGTCTTTTGGCACCGAGGAAGCCAGGTCGTACGACTTCCGAATTGGGGCCCGACATCCGATCGAGAATCGTAACGTGTCCCAACTTCGCCTTCTTTTTAGAAGCCGTTCCCCGGGTCGTTCACCATCTGAGGGTAGCCGACACCCACGTACTCGAGTATTTGCGGAGGATGGGACTGCTGTCCTAGGTAGCTTCCCCCAACGACAAAGTGGCCACGGTTCAAATGTATTGAGCAAAGTAGACGACCATCCGTTCCACCAGGGAAATTTACCTTTCGCTCAGTCCGACGGTGCGAGTATACGGGGCAACGACGCTGCGTCTGAAGGCCTATCTCCTTATTCTGCCGCAGGTGAAGCTACTTTGGATTGGCTTACTGCAAATCAACCCCCGTTACAGACACAACCCACAACTGCACCAAATTCGACGTTGCTTGCCTCAGACCACGGTGGCAAGAGACCTGAATCTTACCATACTTGTGTATCTCGAGTATGCGATTCCCACTCTCCGTTGCGGGTCGTCATGCCGGGCCACTCGAATCTCACTGAGTCATGCCATCTTGCCCCGACACAGTCTGCCGCACCAACCAGTCCACAAGACCCTGAGACGCCTGAAAGAAACAGCTATAGAAAATTCTCGAATCTACTAGGCCACTGGGAGATACTCGTAAAGCGAGGGAAATCTAtattttgttgttgctgccaCTCGGAAGGAGGTGCATCAGAAACCTGTGATTCAGCAGATGCTCTCAACCCACACACGACGAACACGACTACTCAAGACACGTATGTGACCGCGCGTGATCATATCCCGAATGAGATTGAGCAGGCTCGGGTTCGAGTGGCCTCTTTTCCTGGAAACCAATCTAGACCATGA
- a CDS encoding Rho family guanine nucleotide exchange factor CDC24 (COG:T;~EggNog:ENOG410Q554;~InterPro:IPR000219,IPR033511,IPR010481,IPR035899, IPR011993,IPR001849,IPR000270;~PFAM:PF06395,PF00564,PF15411,PF00621;~go_function: GO:0005085 - guanyl-nucleotide exchange factor activity [Evidence IEA];~go_function: GO:0005089 - Rho guanyl-nucleotide exchange factor activity [Evidence IEA];~go_function: GO:0005515 - protein binding [Evidence IEA]), whose protein sequence is MADTAGLNGGPVAEDNIINRRGNEGIYQSCVNLKRRLAEVPNFEPYLQEMDEEDRLQGNSDPVASLWSFLRHGYPLLAIYNASDPGAQLEVDTTKVPEARRPKAATFKFLQAAIQEMAFPQQECFLITDLYGDNTIGFTKVIKMVNRVLDILEIQGQLKRPSGTGTAAPTAGRKLTKREHILKELLETERDYVHHLQNLQALKKELEDTGALTGDASHQIFLNLNNLLDFAQRFLIRLEQHYARPEEKQNWGELFIQHEEAFRQYEPFIANQMRCDQTCHKEWDKIRAAPRSIDLQQMVAQPATLNGFFVKPFQRLTKYPLMLSELRKQIEDPDLQADISRAIESLQTVLDAANDAIDKEQLASAFRELDERVDDWKALKIDSFGDLLRFGTFTVIKGDSGKDSEREYHIYLFERILLCCKDINPNKQKSRLVGGSKDKLHAGKGKPRLQLKGRIYMANVTDIVWLQKPGSYRIQIFWKGDPGVVDNFVIRYSNEDIMRKWYKDINAQREIQAEQRSARNTGTSDSEFMYFTNNVANIPNPYQQEYDAEESATKEAAFFSEFPMMSRNASSTSLRTRSATGGSGSSGPPLSTNGRGRYPAMPDSTLSVHTQFPPGSMSPAERNASSYFSPVTEPNSTRSSSQSAGYPYNRQLTPATTWSEDHNRYTAPALSRATSRDGPNSNPYFNGGPPNGRSTQRPSLPPMSANNHASNGASQRMRSASSPDIHNHNPESRRYMGAHTMQTVDNVPVPPIPAHMANMKAPVSRSQNNSPTNHNLPIRTTNHHHPHAFNEPQYSEGRPGATPSDQPTSPLSHEPEEEPFMPTQLKAKVNFDENYVTLVISSNIMFRTLTDRVDAKLARFTDRSIGNKTVRLRYRDEDGDYVTIDSDEAVQEAFVEWREQHREMLSRGQVVGEIQLYCQAIEN, encoded by the exons ATGGCCGACACCGCTGGCCTGAACGGCGGCCCCGTCGCCGAAGACAACATCATCAATCGCCGTGGCAATGAGGGCATCTATCAAAGCTGCGTCAACCTCAAGAGGCGACTCGCAGAAGTCCCCAATTTCGAGCCTTATCTGCAGGAgatggacgaagaggatAGGTTACAGGGAAACTCCGACCCCGTCGCTTCGCTCTGGAGTTTCCTGCGACATGGATACCCGCTGTTAGCCATCTACAATGCTTCCGACCCAGGCGCGCAACTCGAAGTCGATACCACAAAGGTTCCTGAAGCTAGACGTCCCAAGGCAGCTACCTTTAAATTTCTCCAAGCCGCTATACAGGAAATGGCGTTTCCACAGCAAGAATGTTTCCTTATCACAGATTTGTACGGCGATAACACAATCGGGTTCACCAAAGTGATAAAGATGGTCAATCGGGTCTTAGATATCCTGGAGATTCAAGGTCAATTAAAGAGGCCATCTGGTACCGGCACAGCTGCCCCAACGGCAGGAAGGAAACTCACCAAACGAGAACACATTTTAAAAGAGTTGCTAGAAACAGAGCGCGACTATGtccaccatctccaaaaTTTACAGGCGCTCAAGAAAGAGTTGGAGGATACCGGAGCTCTCACTGGCGATGCTAGTCATCAAATATTCTTGAACTTAAACAACCTGCTTGATTTTGCGCAGCGGTTCCTAATTCGGCTTGAACAACACTACGCCCGACCAGAAGAAAAGCAGAACTGGGGTGAGTTGTTCATCCAGCATGAAGAAGCTTTTCGTCAGTACGAACCGTTTATTGCGAACCAAATGCGATGTGATCAGACCTGCCACAAGGAGTGGGATAAGATCAGAGCAGCTCCGCGCTCTATCGATTTACAACAGATGGTTGCGCAACCAGCCACACTCAACGGTTTCTTTGTTAAGCCGTTTCAACGCTTGACGAAGTATCCCCTGATGCTCTCG GAATTGCGCAAGCAAATTGaggatccagatcttcaagCCGATATTTCACGAGCTATCGAGTCTCTTCAGACTGTGCTGGATGCTGCCAACGATGCAATCGACAAAGAACAACTAGCCTCCGCCTTTCGAGAACTGGACGAACGCGTTGATGACTGGAAGGCACTGAAAATCGATTCATTTGGCGATCTACTTCGTTTCGGTACATTCACAGTCATAAAAGGAGACAGCGGCAAGGATTCGGAAAGAGAG TAccatatatatcttttcgaACGAATCCTCCTTTGCTGCAAGGATATAAACCCGAATAAACAGAAATCGAGATTGGTCGGTGGCAGCAAAGATAAACTGCATGCCGGTAAGGGTAAGCCACGACTTCAACTCAAGGGCCGCATATATATGGCGAATGTGACCGATATCGTCTGGCTTCAGAAACCGG GCTCTTATCGCATTCAGATCTTCTGGAAGGGGGACCCCGGAGTAGTGGATAACTTTGTTATTCGCTATTCGAATGAGGACATCATGCGTAAATGGTACAAAGATATCAACGCGCAACGCGAAATTCAGGCAGAGCAGCGCAGCGCCCGCAACACGGGCACATCCGATTCCGAGTTCATGTACTTCACAAACAACGTAGCCAACATTCCGAACCCCTACCAACAAGAGTATGATGCCGAAGAATCGGCCACAAAAGAAGCAGCCTTCTTTTCCGAATTCCCGATGATGAGTCGGAATGCTTCAAGCACAAGTCTCCGAACTCGATCAGCGACGGGAGGAAGCGGCAGCTCTGGCCCTCCACTTTCCACAAATGGCCGAGGCCGCTATCCAGCAATGCCCGACTCGACTTTATCAGTACACACACAATTTCCTCCGGGGAGTATGTCGCCCGCGGAGCGAAATGCCAGCTCTTACTTCTCCCCCGTCACTGAACCCAACTCCACCAGGTCGAGCTCTCAGTCAGCCGGATATCCCTATAATCGGCAGCTAACACCGGCCACAACCTGGAGTGAAGACCATAATCGATACACCGCTCCCGCATTGTCGCGTGCGACGTCCAGGGACGGCCCGAACTCGAACCCTTATTTCAACGGTGGACCACCAAACGGGCGGAGCACTCAACGCCCGTCCCTGCCCCCGATGTCCGCTAATAACCACGCATCGAATGGCGCGTCGCAGAGAATGCGTTCCGCCAGCAGCCCCGATATCCATAACCACAACCCTGAATCCCGTCGGTATATGGGAGCTCATACTATGCAAACCGTTGACAATGTGCCTGTCCCTCCCATTCCTGCACACATGGCCAACATGAAGGCGCCAGTTAGTCGTAGCCAGAATAACTCTCCGACAAATCACAACCTTCCAATTCGAACCAccaatcatcaccatccGCATGCCTTTAATGAGCCACAATACTCCGAAGGGCGTCCGGGCGCAACTCCTTCGGATCAACCAACGTCCCCATTAAGCCATGAGCCCGAGGAGGAGCCGTTTATGCCGACCCAGCTAAAGGCAAAAGTCAACTTCGACGAGAATTACGTGACATTGGTGATTTCCAGCAACATAATGTTCCGTACACTCACCGATCGAGTCGACGCCAAACTCGCCAGGTTTACCGATCGCTCCATTGGCAATAAGACGGTGCGCTTACGTTAccgtgatgaggatggtgatTATGTGACGATTGACAGCGACGAGGCCGTTCAAGAAGCATTTGTGGAGTGGCGGGAACAGCATCGCGAAATGCTTTCAAGAGGCCAGGTGGTGGGCGAGATCCAACTCTACTGTCAAGCGATTGAGAATTAG
- a CDS encoding F-box and WD domain protein (COG:S;~EggNog:ENOG410QE9X;~InterPro:IPR001810,IPR036322,IPR015943,IPR001680, IPR036047,IPR019775,IPR020472,IPR017986;~PFAM:PF00646,PF00400,PF12937;~go_function: GO:0005515 - protein binding [Evidence IEA]), with the protein MESETDASEASIPLRLFPSDLTAPSLSAPFKVDEGYSDDTRSQLDKELLRTSSDDVMSIPDWVLAHSEVERAEIAYNLLSTLRTSTLAAVVERLSPLLHMDPVLRLPPEITSEIFSYLDPQTLLTASLASHAWRNRVFDSRLWKELYIDEGWRVDIDAIHAFEQDHSGFPSPQSRKSRSRYADTDLGEPKQKKRVPPGWLDSRVNGSGENDSNALELRQQGHAKPDTEGDHLMHDAADDRSSLFSRGQEPENRHESTQEILPLKSIERTRTKSNKSPLLFRMPSGSAKINWPHLYRQRRRLEDNWAKGRFTNFQLPHPAHMEEAHRECVYAIQFIGKWLVSGSRDRTVRVWDLDTKRLWHRPLLGHTKSVLCLQFDPSPSEDIIVSGSSDRTVIVWRFSTGERIHEIDTAHNDSVLNLRFDHRYLITCSKDKTIKIWNRQTLTAADEDYPKVHLGSGVTYPSYIIDTREMPSPILEAEIAKGHIRTLAPFSLLMTLEGHTAAVNAIQVNGDEIVSASGDRLIKIWNVRNGACKKTLMGHEKGIACVQFDNQRIVSGSNDNTVRIFDHTSGAEVACLHGHINLVRTVQAGFGDPPGSEEALRLEALAVDRDFWNAQRSGEAVDLGPAALRRAGHQQNTAGSRNPRDIKALGAHIPPGGGGSRWGRIVSGSYDESIILWKKDTEGKWVVGQRLRHADAAARASYPRPSAPGGNAFAAQGLAGTSQPSSSVLTPGIPPNQQGDSSSDATAQPSTIAQGTPSRPNPPQGPPITSLLAAASFYNTQPRVLPAAPASTPTSRIFKIQFDARKIICGSQDPRIVGWDFVCDDEELEEACQFFTGL; encoded by the exons ATGGAGAGCGAAACTGATGCGTCGGAAGCCTCGATTCCACTTCGTCTCTTCCCTTCCGACCTCACCGCCCCCTCTCTCTCCGCTCCCTTTAAGGTGGACGAAGGCTACTCTGATGATACACGAAGCCAGCTAGACAAAGAGCTCTTGCGTACTTCTTCAGACGATGTAATGTCTATCCCCGATTGGGTTCTTGCTCATAGCGAAGTTGAGAGAGCCG AAATTGCTTATAACCTCCTGAGCACCTTGAGAACTTCGACTCTCGCCGCAGTGGTGGAGCGACTGTCCCCGCTATTGCATATGGATCCTGTCCTCAGACTTCCCCCCGAAATCACCTCGGAAATCTTTTCCTACCTTGATCCCCAGACTTTGTTGACAGCCTCATTAGCCTCCCATGCTTGGCGGAACCGCGTATTTGACTCTCGTCTTTGGAAGGAGCTTTACATTGACGAAGGCTGGCGAGTAGATATCGACGCGATTCACGCTTTCGAGCAGGATCACTCCGGGTTCCCGTCGCCTCAGTCTCGAAAGTCGCGGTCAAGATACGCTGATACAGACCTGGGGGAAccaaagcagaagaagcgtGTACCTCCTGGATGGCTGGACTCGCGCGTTAATGGGTCGGGCGAGAATGATTCAAATGCTTTGGAACTTAGACAGCAAGGACACGCAAAACCAGATACGGAGGGTGACCACCTGATGCATGACGCAGCGGATGACAGGAGCTCGTTATTCTCTCGTGGACAAGAGCCCGAAAATAGACATGAGTCTACTCAGGAAATATTACCTTTGAAATCGATTGAAAGAACACGGACTAAATCTAACAAATcgcctcttctctttcgaATGCCAAGTGGCTCTGCTAAAATCAATTGGCCCCATCTCTACCGACAGCGCCGGCGCTTGGAAGACAATTGGGCCAAAGGGCGGTTCACGAATTTCCAACTCCCGCATCCAGCGCATATGGAAGAGGCCCACCGGGAGTGTGTGTATGCTATCCAATTCATCGGGAAATGGCTCGTCAGCGGAAGTCGAGACAGGACAGTTCGAGTTTGGGACCTAGATACAAAGAGACTCTGGCACCGACCCCTTCTTGGGCACACGAAATCAGTATTGTGTCTTCAATTCGACCCTAGCCCTTCTGAAGATATTATTGTATCCGGCAGCAGCGATAGAACTGTCATCGTATGGCGATTTTCCACAGGGGAGAGGATTCATGAAATTGATACTGCACACAATGACTCCGTCTTGAACCTCCGATTTGATCATCGGTATCTTATTACCTGTTCAAAGGACAAGACTATAAAAATCTGGAATCGGCAGACTTTGACAGCGGCTGATGAGGACTATCCCAAAGTTCACCTGGGGTCAGGGGTCACATATCCGTCATATATTATCGACACACGCGAAATGCCTTCCCCTATTTTAGAGGCCGAGATTGCCAAGGGACATATCCGTACCTTGgctcctttttctcttctgatGACGTTGGAGGGACACACCGCTGCCGTCAATGCCATCCAGGTAAATGGTGATGAAATTGTCTCTGCCTCGGGCGACCGGCTAATCAAGATTTGGAATGTCCGCAATGGCGCCTGTAAGAAAACGCTTATGGGCCACGAGAAGGGTATAGCATGCGTTCAATTCGATAACCAGCGAATTGTCAGCGGAAGCAACGATAATACGGTTCGTATTTTTGATCACACTTCCGGCGCAGAGGTCGCCTGTCTGCATGGACATATCAACTTGGTCAGAACTGTCCAAGCCGGCTTTGGTGACCCTCCAGGCTCAGAAGAAGCTCTAAGGCTTGAGGCTCTAGCGGTTGACAGGGACTTCTGGAATGCTCAGCGTTCTGGCGAAGCCGTTGACCTGGGGCCCGCTGCGCTTAGACGAGCTGGCCATCAGCAGAATACAGCTGGATCAAGGAACCCCCGAGACATCAAAGCATTGGGTGCGCACATTCCCCCAGGGGGAGGTGGAAGCAGATGGGGGAGAATTGTTTCTGGTTCGTACGACGAGTCTATCATTCTCTGGAAAAAGGATACAGAGGGAAAGTGGGTTGTTGGCCAGAGACTGCGACATGCTGACGCCGCTGCGCGCGCCTCTTACCCACGCCCTAGTGCTCCAGGTGGCAATGCCTTTGCAGCCCAGGGTCTTGCTGGGACGTCACAGCCGTCGTCTTCTGTTCTTACGCCTGGCATACCCCCCAATCAACAAGGGGACTCAAGCTCAGACGCGACAGCCCAGCCATCGACGATAGCCCAGGGAACCCCAAGCCGaccaaaccctcctcaaGGACCGCCTATCACCAGCCTTCTTGCCGCTGCAAGCTTCTACAATACTCAGCCCCGTGTCCTACCTGCTGCCCCAGCTTCCACCCCAACATCCAGAATATTCAAAATCCAATTCGATGCTCGCAAGATCATCTGCGGCAGCCAAGATCCTCGCATTGTGGGATGGGATTTTGTCTgtgatgacgaggaactCGAAGAAGCTTGCCAGTTTTTCACCGGCTTATAA
- a CDS encoding uncharacterized protein (COG:S;~EggNog:ENOG410PIBJ;~InterPro:IPR038869;~TransMembrane:1 (n27-42c47/48o57-79i)) — protein sequence MPPSPAVPKSNRKSNRHSTIIRLLNYTVFTLLSTILLCLILLTPADAIYQCYVTKRLTNIFIITGGYVVTFLLAVLIYATRIYTNRSVLGGIPKAWIPVEKEDVGKSVRRLVVEGLGRSALIAWGARPREVKARGHAQQAHALADADVYGHDDEERKGLLRGFDYDVDPANPPWGVIEHPGWSAPESSLSTSAPTITTGDSQPLPGLCYRTVVRELPHLIEAKAVSLAPPDPVFRLRSTNQNYPSPEGEADEWAGSEEGQEIPDTRIVAILRRPPTMSLRSYIQHLTELSILNPPETGIEFLALYERARFSGKDLYEDEFRALMGVFADLLRGMRFSDHRLLAMHTHTDAHSLFGSRSESVIGPSDEEGETETDTLGSVNSPRTRAHARYGHGQYTTPSRPGYLDGIKTGTGAGAGARPGSPRGRISEMQSSSPSQLQPLGQWSRTPSPSTRSLQPVRSNTSRAGSAKSGASLSSASRSGSGGSVIRLADARTESVSGLPYVIGRQDGT from the coding sequence ATGCCACCCTCACCCGCAGTCCCCAAATCCAACCGCAAGAGCAACCGCCATTCCACCATAATCCGCCTCTTAAACTACACCGTCTTCACTTTACTCTCTACGATACTCCTCTGCCTCATCCTTCTCACACCCGCTGATGCAATCTATCAATGCTATGTCACGAAACGCCTCAcaaacatcttcatcatcacggGCGGGTACGTCgtcaccttcctcctcgcggtCCTTATCTACGCGACCCGCATATACACGAATCGGAGCGTGCTAGGCGGGATTCCTAAGGCCTGGATTCCGGTCGAAAAAGAGGATGTCGGGAAGAGCGTTAGGAGGCTTGTTGTAGAGGGGCTGGGAAGGAGTGCGCTCATCGCGTGGGGGGCTAGGCCGAGGGAGGTGAAGGCGAGGGGCCATGCACAACAAGCACATGCTCTAGCTGATGCAGATGTTTATGGAcatgacgatgaagagaggAAGGGCCTGCTCAGAGGATTCGACTATGATGTCGACCCCGCGAATCCACCTTGGGGGGTTATTGAGCATCCTGGGTGGTCGGCGCCGGAGTCCTCGCTGTCTACGTCTGCGCCGACAATAACGACTGGGGACTCTCAGCCATTACCGGGTTTGTGTTACCGCACTGTCGTCCGTGAACTGCCGCATCTCATCGAAGCAAAAGCCGTATCACTTGCGCCGCCTGATCCTGTTTTCAGGCTCCGCTCCACGAACCAAAATTACCCTTCTCcagagggagaggcagaCGAATGGGCCGGCTccgaagaaggacaagaaatcCCAGACACCCgcatcgtcgccatcctGCGACGCCCACCAACAATGTCCCTACGGAGCTACATCCAACATCTAACCGAGTTGTCGATCCTCAACCCGCCCGAAACAGGAATTGAATTCCTAGCCCTCTACGAGCGCGCCCGGTTCTCAGGGAAAGACCTCTACGAAGATGAGTTCCGCGCATTGATGGGTGTCTTCGCCGATCTTTTGCGCGGGATGCGCTTCTCCGACCACCGTCTTCTAGCCATGCATACGCATACAGATGCACATTCGCTCTTCGGGTCGCGGTCGGAATCTGTTATTGGGCCGTCggatgaagagggcgagaCGGAGACTGATACACTTGGTTCTGTGAATTCTCCGCGAACCCGTGCCCATGCAAGATATGGACATGGTCAGTACACGACTCCAAGCCGGCCTGGATATCTCGACGGGATAAAAACTGGAaccggcgctggcgctggtgctAGACCCGGGTCTCCGAGGGGAAGAATTAGCGAAATGcagtcatcatcaccatcgcaATTACAGCCTCTGGGTCAATGGTCTCGGACCCCTTCACCCTCAACACGTTCGCTGCAGCCGGTCCGATCGAATACCTCCCGGGCGGGGAGTGCGAAAAGCGGCGCGAGTTTAAGTTCGGCATCCCGGTCGGGATCTGGGGGAAGTGTGATTCGGCTGGCTGATGCGCGGACGGAGAGTGTCTCGGGATTGCCGTATGTTATCGGTAGACAGGACGGCACATAG